One window from the genome of Oceaniferula flava encodes:
- a CDS encoding FAD-dependent oxidoreductase, which yields MVASKQDDVDLVVIGGGSAGICAAVAAARRGARVVLLEKSPLLGGMGSLAFVHTFCGLYMPDVSQAPELANPGLPTEIERRMCAATGQSGPVKMGRVYVLPQQPEVYDRIAKELVAEAGVELCLGASCEGVSRTDTGFSVALRDRRIHCRSLVDGSADAVVADFLGATRVQVAAERLQRPAFIFSLSRVGAEAAEESFRMRLALDLVHAVREGKLPKEILGATLRASPTAGEYFVSIDLAGDDWNPTDASSREVTTTAGKKLAIELCAFLRQHYAFFSQAGPPVFPPALGVRESYRWLGQHELSEQELIDGVDFADTVARATWPIELREDARGAKFRYFAEAKPSNIPLRALVSAEIPGVYFAGRCLSASHEALASVRVMGTCFATGQAAGLAAAMFAQGITEVSEQAAEIRRHLGLD from the coding sequence ATGGTGGCGAGTAAGCAGGACGACGTCGATCTGGTCGTTATCGGTGGTGGCAGCGCTGGGATATGCGCGGCAGTGGCGGCGGCGCGTCGTGGCGCACGCGTGGTGCTGTTGGAAAAATCGCCGCTGCTCGGAGGCATGGGCAGCCTGGCCTTTGTGCACACTTTTTGCGGACTCTACATGCCGGATGTTAGCCAAGCACCCGAACTGGCGAACCCCGGACTGCCGACGGAAATCGAGCGCCGCATGTGCGCTGCCACGGGCCAGAGTGGTCCAGTGAAAATGGGGCGGGTCTACGTGCTGCCGCAGCAGCCCGAGGTGTATGACCGCATCGCCAAGGAGCTGGTTGCGGAGGCTGGGGTGGAGCTCTGCTTGGGCGCGAGCTGCGAGGGGGTATCGCGGACAGATACCGGATTTTCGGTTGCTCTCCGCGACAGGCGGATTCACTGCCGGAGTCTGGTTGATGGCTCGGCGGATGCGGTGGTGGCGGATTTTCTCGGTGCCACGCGGGTGCAGGTGGCTGCGGAGCGTTTGCAGCGCCCGGCATTTATTTTTTCGCTCTCCCGGGTGGGCGCGGAAGCGGCGGAGGAAAGTTTTCGCATGCGACTGGCTCTTGACCTAGTGCATGCCGTGAGGGAGGGAAAGTTACCAAAGGAAATCCTCGGTGCCACCCTGCGCGCGTCACCCACGGCGGGGGAATATTTTGTCAGCATCGATCTGGCGGGTGACGATTGGAACCCGACGGATGCCAGCAGTCGGGAAGTGACCACCACGGCCGGCAAAAAGCTGGCCATCGAGCTCTGCGCCTTCCTGCGTCAGCACTATGCCTTTTTTTCCCAAGCAGGACCTCCGGTGTTTCCTCCAGCGCTTGGCGTGCGTGAGTCATACCGTTGGCTGGGGCAGCATGAACTCAGCGAGCAGGAGTTGATCGACGGGGTCGACTTTGCCGACACGGTGGCGCGAGCGACCTGGCCGATCGAGCTGCGCGAAGATGCCCGCGGGGCGAAGTTTCGCTATTTTGCCGAGGCCAAACCCTCGAACATTCCGCTGCGGGCCCTGGTCAGCGCGGAGATTCCGGGCGTGTATTTTGCCGGTCGTTGTCTTTCTGCCAGCCACGAGGCGCTGGCATCCGTGCGGGTGATGGGGACCTGTTTTGCCACTGGTCAGGCGGCGGGCCTGGCGGCCGCGATGTTCGCTCAAGGCATCACCGAAGTGTCCGAGCAGGCGGCCGAAATCCGCCGGCACTTGGGGCTGGATTAG
- a CDS encoding phosphopantetheine-binding protein has product MSENAVSIDAVRSLISESLFPLADDFAAEADLYQEGLDSMALMQLILGLEQEFAVQVLPEDLDREHFKTLQAIAKLVETKRHGGE; this is encoded by the coding sequence ATGTCTGAAAACGCAGTTAGCATTGACGCAGTCCGCAGCCTGATCTCCGAGAGCCTGTTCCCGTTGGCGGATGACTTTGCCGCAGAGGCGGATCTCTATCAGGAAGGCTTGGACTCGATGGCGCTGATGCAGCTGATTCTGGGTTTGGAACAAGAATTCGCGGTGCAGGTGCTGCCGGAAGATCTCGACCGGGAGCATTTTAAGACCTTGCAAGCGATCGCCAAGCTGGTGGAGACTAAGCGCCATGGTGGCGAGTAA
- the argC gene encoding N-acetyl-gamma-glutamyl-phosphate reductase, with amino-acid sequence MKRVKIAVIGASGYTGLELLRLLLTHPHAELVCVTSRQNAGRKIGELFPRFTGAESADLKFIDPEPEAIAATGAEVAFLALPHGVAAGYASSLLEKGLRIIDLSADFRLEDPEVYKEFYGDDHPAPELLKEAVYGLPEVRRDAIPSARLIAAPGCYPTSISLPLIPLLREKLIDPSSIVTCSMSGVSGAGKKADLSLLFCECNESARAYGVPKHRHLSEIEQELGKAAGEKVVMSFTPHLIPVHNGICTTTSAKLTGTPEEVNAALETAYADEHFVRLLGKGGCADTKNVTGTNFIDIGWEYDERTGRVLLLSAEDNLGKGAGGQAVQNFNILCGFSETAGLQNF; translated from the coding sequence ATGAAACGCGTCAAAATCGCCGTCATCGGAGCCAGCGGATACACCGGACTTGAGCTCCTACGCCTCCTGCTCACCCACCCGCATGCCGAGCTGGTCTGTGTCACCTCGCGCCAGAATGCCGGACGCAAAATTGGCGAGCTCTTTCCGCGCTTCACCGGAGCAGAATCCGCCGACCTGAAATTCATCGATCCCGAGCCGGAGGCCATCGCCGCCACCGGTGCCGAGGTTGCCTTCCTGGCCCTGCCCCACGGTGTCGCCGCCGGTTACGCCTCCAGTTTATTGGAAAAAGGCCTGCGGATCATCGACCTCAGCGCGGACTTCCGCCTGGAAGACCCGGAGGTTTACAAGGAATTCTACGGCGACGATCACCCGGCGCCCGAGTTACTCAAAGAGGCGGTTTACGGTCTGCCGGAAGTGCGTCGCGACGCCATTCCATCAGCCCGCCTGATCGCCGCTCCCGGCTGCTACCCCACCAGCATCAGCCTGCCACTGATCCCTCTGCTTCGGGAAAAATTGATCGACCCTAGCAGCATCGTCACCTGCTCGATGTCCGGCGTCAGTGGTGCCGGTAAAAAAGCGGATCTATCCCTGCTGTTCTGCGAGTGCAACGAAAGCGCCCGCGCCTACGGTGTGCCGAAACATCGCCACCTCTCCGAAATCGAACAAGAACTCGGCAAGGCTGCCGGGGAAAAAGTCGTCATGTCGTTCACCCCGCACCTCATCCCGGTGCACAACGGCATCTGCACCACCACCAGCGCCAAGCTAACCGGAACTCCGGAGGAAGTGAATGCCGCCCTCGAAACAGCCTATGCCGACGAGCATTTCGTTAGACTGTTAGGAAAAGGTGGCTGCGCCGATACCAAGAACGTCACCGGCACCAACTTCATCGATATCGGCTGGGAATACGACGAACGCACCGGCCGGGTGCTACTGCTCAGCGCGGAGGACAACCTCGGCAAAGGGGCCGGAGGTCAGGCAGTCCAGAATTTCAACATCCTCTGCGGATTTTCTGAAACTGCCGGATTGCAAAATTTCTAG
- the argJ gene encoding bifunctional glutamate N-acetyltransferase/amino-acid acetyltransferase ArgJ: protein MPNKSPFTKIKGGVCAPNGFQAAAVSAGIKNPDDPRLDLALIYSEAPCVAAGTFTTNRVKAAPVKVSQAYMKADQVQAIVANSGNANACTGVEGISDSRKTAKIISKCLGLRQRQIAICSTGVIGLPMPMTRIEPKLPELVENLSPKNGEDVARAIMTSDTCKKEISVAFDCGEHRVRIGACAKGAGMICPSMATMLCFITTDANVHPDCLQKAVQEAVEMSFNRITIDGDMSTNDTVIVLANGQSGMPAPARNSEECRKLREALVYVMTKMAKSLVRDGERVTKFVTVEVKGAKTYLDAKKVAEAVANSALVKSSWNGNDPNWGRIIHAVGYSRASVREELIDIHINGKPACLGGLQAKTQMETLRNIVAKDEFTITINLNRGNAEYEVYTSDLSPEYIDFNRSEYAYWKQARKDGLV, encoded by the coding sequence ATGCCTAACAAATCACCCTTCACAAAAATCAAGGGCGGCGTCTGTGCGCCGAATGGCTTTCAAGCGGCGGCAGTGAGTGCTGGCATCAAAAACCCAGACGATCCGAGGCTCGACCTCGCCTTAATCTACTCCGAGGCACCCTGCGTCGCCGCCGGAACCTTCACCACCAACCGGGTGAAAGCCGCCCCCGTCAAGGTTTCCCAAGCCTACATGAAGGCGGATCAAGTCCAGGCCATCGTCGCCAACAGCGGCAATGCCAACGCCTGCACCGGTGTCGAGGGCATCAGCGACTCTCGCAAAACCGCCAAAATCATCTCCAAATGCCTCGGCTTGCGCCAGCGTCAGATCGCCATCTGCTCCACCGGCGTGATCGGCCTGCCAATGCCGATGACCCGCATTGAGCCCAAACTGCCCGAACTGGTAGAAAACCTCAGTCCAAAGAATGGTGAAGACGTCGCACGCGCCATCATGACCAGCGACACCTGTAAAAAGGAAATCTCCGTCGCGTTCGATTGCGGCGAGCACCGAGTGCGCATCGGCGCCTGCGCCAAGGGGGCCGGCATGATCTGCCCCAGCATGGCCACCATGCTCTGCTTCATCACCACGGACGCCAATGTCCACCCCGACTGCTTACAAAAAGCAGTCCAAGAGGCTGTGGAAATGTCCTTCAACCGCATCACCATCGATGGCGACATGAGCACCAATGACACCGTCATCGTGCTCGCCAACGGCCAAAGCGGCATGCCGGCACCGGCACGCAACAGCGAAGAGTGCCGGAAACTCCGCGAGGCTCTGGTCTACGTGATGACCAAGATGGCCAAGTCACTAGTGCGCGATGGCGAGAGGGTGACCAAGTTTGTCACCGTGGAAGTCAAGGGAGCCAAAACATACCTCGATGCCAAAAAAGTCGCCGAAGCCGTGGCCAATTCAGCCTTGGTCAAAAGCTCCTGGAATGGCAACGATCCGAACTGGGGCCGCATCATCCACGCCGTAGGTTACTCACGCGCCTCAGTGCGCGAGGAACTCATCGACATCCACATCAATGGCAAGCCAGCCTGTCTCGGTGGCCTGCAAGCGAAGACCCAGATGGAAACGCTGCGCAACATCGTCGCCAAAGACGAGTTCACCATCACCATCAACCTCAATCGCGGCAACGCCGAATACGAGGTCTACACCAGCGACCTATCGCCGGAATACATCGATTTCAACCGCTCCGAATACGCCTATTGGAAACAGGCACGGAAAGACGGCTTGGTGTAA
- the pyrH gene encoding UMP kinase: MSSPTEDRQFKRVILKLSGEALREPGSHDNISPEIVERVAKEIKKAIKSDVEIGVVCGGGNFWRGASASARGMDRATADYVGMLATVMNALALQSALEAEDVTCTVQSAIEMKNVAEPFIRRKANRQLSVGTVVIFAAGTGSPFFSTDTTAALRASEMNADAIMKATMVDGVYCSDPKKNPDAKRYDSVTFADCLSQDLKVMDSTAFTLCQDNDIPIIVFDINGEGNITKALAGDDIGTMIHKG, encoded by the coding sequence ATGAGTAGCCCCACTGAAGATCGTCAATTTAAGCGCGTCATTTTAAAACTCAGCGGCGAAGCCTTGAGAGAGCCCGGTAGCCACGACAATATTTCCCCCGAAATCGTTGAACGCGTCGCCAAGGAGATCAAAAAGGCGATAAAGTCCGATGTCGAAATCGGCGTCGTTTGCGGCGGTGGCAACTTCTGGCGTGGCGCCTCTGCCAGCGCCCGTGGCATGGACCGCGCCACCGCGGACTACGTCGGCATGCTCGCCACCGTGATGAACGCGCTTGCGCTGCAGAGTGCCTTGGAAGCCGAGGATGTCACCTGCACGGTGCAGTCCGCCATCGAAATGAAAAACGTCGCGGAGCCCTTCATCCGCCGTAAAGCCAACCGCCAACTCTCCGTCGGAACCGTGGTGATTTTCGCCGCAGGCACCGGCAGCCCATTCTTCTCCACCGATACCACCGCCGCCCTGCGCGCGAGTGAAATGAACGCGGATGCCATCATGAAAGCCACCATGGTCGATGGCGTTTACTGCTCGGATCCGAAGAAAAACCCGGACGCCAAACGCTACGACAGCGTGACCTTCGCGGACTGCTTGAGCCAGGACCTCAAGGTCATGGACTCCACCGCTTTCACCCTCTGCCAAGACAATGACATTCCGATCATCGTCTTCGATATCAATGGCGAAGGCAACATCACCAAGGCACTGGCTGGCGACGACATCGGCACCATGATTCACAAAGGCTAA
- the frr gene encoding ribosome recycling factor — protein sequence MDPDTSILETEQNMQKAVEYIIHEFAGVRTGKASPGLVENIDVNVASYGSSMKLKGLAVITVPEPRMIVVQPFDPSTTKDIEKAILESKVGLNPSNEGKHLRLPVPELSEERRKDLVKMVKGLAEEGRVRVRACRKDGMDAAKKMKAANEITEDGQRDFEESVQELTNKFIKEIDEHLVQKEKELMTV from the coding sequence ATGGACCCAGACACCAGCATTTTAGAAACCGAGCAGAACATGCAGAAAGCCGTCGAATACATCATTCACGAATTCGCCGGCGTCCGTACAGGAAAGGCCAGCCCAGGCCTGGTCGAGAACATCGATGTCAACGTTGCCAGCTACGGCAGCTCGATGAAACTCAAAGGTCTCGCCGTGATCACCGTGCCAGAGCCACGCATGATCGTTGTGCAGCCATTCGATCCTTCCACCACCAAGGACATTGAAAAAGCCATCCTCGAAAGCAAGGTCGGCCTGAACCCGTCCAACGAAGGCAAGCACCTCCGCCTGCCCGTGCCTGAGCTCTCCGAGGAACGCCGCAAGGATCTGGTGAAAATGGTCAAAGGCCTCGCCGAAGAAGGCCGCGTCCGCGTCCGCGCCTGCCGCAAGGACGGCATGGATGCCGCCAAGAAAATGAAGGCCGCCAACGAAATCACCGAAGACGGCCAGCGCGACTTCGAGGAGTCCGTGCAAGAACTCACCAACAAGTTCATCAAGGAAATTGACGAGCACCTGGTGCAGAAAGAGAAGGAACTGATGACCGTCTAA
- the mgrA gene encoding L-glyceraldehyde 3-phosphate reductase, whose translation MSYTPDPQRYDGRMPYRRCGNSGLKLPAISLGFWHNFGDVNDLKEASSIMHRAFDLGITHFDFANNYGPPPGSAERNCGKILQEDFHAHRDELVISSKAGYHMWDGPYGEWGSRKYLLSSLDQSLDRLQLDYVDIFYSHRPDPDTPLEETMGALATAVQQGKALYVGISNYPAEMAAEAMDLLQQMGTRCLIHQPRYNLFDRWIEEGLTDLLQERGVGCIPFSPLAQGLLTGRYLDGIPANSRAEKDHGFLQKEAVEEKHQQVRALQAIADQRGQTLAHMALAWVLRLPTVTSALIGASSVKQLEENVRCLDLLDFTDEELQAIDHAVAL comes from the coding sequence ATGTCCTACACCCCGGATCCACAGCGCTACGATGGTCGCATGCCCTATCGTCGCTGTGGAAATTCCGGGCTCAAGCTGCCGGCGATTTCCCTCGGCTTCTGGCATAACTTTGGCGATGTCAACGACCTCAAAGAAGCGAGCAGCATCATGCACCGCGCCTTTGATTTAGGCATCACCCACTTCGATTTTGCCAACAACTACGGCCCGCCTCCCGGGTCGGCCGAACGCAACTGCGGCAAGATCCTGCAAGAGGACTTCCACGCCCACCGCGATGAGCTCGTCATCTCGTCCAAAGCCGGTTACCACATGTGGGACGGGCCGTATGGCGAGTGGGGTTCGCGGAAATACCTGCTGTCATCCCTCGACCAATCGCTCGACCGCCTGCAGCTCGACTACGTCGATATTTTCTACTCGCACCGACCCGATCCAGACACGCCGTTAGAGGAAACCATGGGCGCACTCGCCACCGCGGTGCAGCAGGGCAAGGCGCTCTACGTCGGCATTTCCAATTACCCCGCCGAGATGGCTGCCGAGGCCATGGACTTGCTGCAACAAATGGGCACCCGCTGCCTGATTCACCAGCCACGCTACAACCTCTTTGATCGCTGGATCGAAGAAGGGCTGACCGATTTGTTGCAGGAGAGAGGTGTCGGCTGTATCCCCTTCTCCCCGCTCGCGCAGGGCTTGCTCACCGGGCGTTATCTCGATGGCATCCCCGCGAACTCCCGAGCGGAAAAAGACCACGGGTTCTTGCAAAAGGAAGCGGTGGAGGAAAAACACCAACAGGTGCGCGCATTGCAAGCGATCGCCGATCAACGCGGCCAGACACTGGCCCACATGGCACTCGCTTGGGTGCTACGTCTACCCACCGTCACCAGCGCCCTAATCGGAGCCTCCAGTGTCAAACAACTGGAGGAAAATGTTCGCTGCCTCGATCTGCTCGACTTCACTGATGAAGAATTGCAAGCGATCGATCATGCGGTCGCCCTCTAA
- a CDS encoding ATP-grasp fold amidoligase family protein — translation MPLFWRKWKAKKKIMRRGRKLLGYNFNLQEPRTYCEKIQWLKLNHLAHDPKVVERADKYRVRKFLIEKGYEENLIPLLGVWERVEDIDWQQLPDQFVMKLNNASSKKYLWFVYDKSQADIPALQQEIQSRMSHNFGQRMGEFHYGKMPVKIIAETLLDEDGLPIKDYKFYCFHGNVEFLSIETGKIKGEHVRDYYTPDLSRSGITFKYEMPPPDEPFEKPPNYQAMVHMAEQLSQGFPHMRVDLYNINGQIYFGELTYSPECGFTAWNPRELDDRYGQLINIDQITH, via the coding sequence ATGCCGCTATTCTGGAGAAAGTGGAAAGCCAAAAAGAAAATCATGCGTCGGGGCAGGAAATTGCTCGGCTATAACTTCAACCTTCAAGAACCTCGAACCTATTGCGAAAAGATTCAGTGGTTGAAACTCAATCACCTGGCTCACGACCCCAAGGTGGTCGAGCGGGCAGACAAGTATAGGGTCAGAAAATTCCTCATCGAGAAAGGTTATGAAGAAAATCTGATCCCGCTGTTGGGTGTCTGGGAACGGGTGGAGGATATCGATTGGCAACAGCTGCCAGATCAATTTGTAATGAAGCTCAATAATGCTTCCTCAAAAAAATACCTCTGGTTTGTCTATGATAAAAGCCAAGCTGACATCCCAGCGTTACAGCAGGAAATCCAAAGCAGGATGTCACACAATTTTGGCCAACGCATGGGGGAGTTCCACTACGGAAAAATGCCCGTCAAAATCATTGCTGAAACGCTTCTTGATGAAGACGGCCTCCCAATCAAAGACTATAAATTTTACTGTTTTCATGGCAACGTGGAGTTCCTATCGATCGAGACAGGAAAGATCAAAGGGGAGCATGTTAGAGATTATTACACCCCTGATCTATCCCGCTCAGGGATCACCTTTAAATACGAAATGCCACCCCCGGATGAACCATTCGAAAAACCACCCAATTATCAAGCCATGGTCCACATGGCCGAGCAGCTAAGCCAAGGGTTTCCTCATATGCGAGTGGATCTTTACAACATCAATGGGCAGATCTACTTTGGTGAATTGACCTACTCTCCTGAATGTGGCTTTACCGCATGGAACCCTCGTGAGTTAGACGATCGATATGGCCAACTCATCAACATTGATCAGATTACCCATTGA
- a CDS encoding MOSC domain-containing protein codes for MNITSIQVGLPRPFGTKAWNSAIFKETVSGPVHVGKINLAGDAQADLTHHGGPDKAICVYPQEHYRSWKKTFDLDFSSGDFGENFTTQGMMESDVYIGDVFRIGSASVQISQPRQPCWKLAKRWDVRQLPLHVQNRGWTGWYFRVIEEGKVCANDDFDLIERSNTEWSVAKANELMHHDKTNWAAAAELADCPSLSANWRATLRHRAKKRRVEDSSKRLQG; via the coding sequence ATGAACATCACCAGCATCCAGGTAGGGCTTCCTCGCCCATTCGGCACTAAGGCGTGGAACAGTGCTATTTTCAAGGAAACTGTATCCGGCCCGGTGCACGTGGGAAAAATCAACCTCGCTGGTGATGCCCAGGCCGACTTGACCCATCACGGCGGTCCCGACAAAGCCATCTGTGTCTATCCTCAAGAACACTACCGCTCTTGGAAAAAAACATTCGATCTGGATTTTTCCTCCGGAGATTTTGGCGAGAACTTCACCACTCAGGGCATGATGGAATCTGATGTCTACATCGGTGATGTCTTTCGCATTGGCAGCGCCAGCGTGCAGATCAGCCAACCTCGGCAACCATGCTGGAAACTCGCCAAACGCTGGGACGTCAGACAGCTGCCGCTGCACGTGCAGAACCGCGGCTGGACCGGCTGGTATTTTAGGGTGATCGAAGAAGGTAAGGTCTGCGCAAATGATGACTTTGATCTCATCGAGAGATCGAACACCGAGTGGTCAGTGGCCAAGGCCAACGAGCTCATGCATCACGATAAAACCAATTGGGCCGCAGCCGCCGAGCTCGCCGATTGCCCAAGCCTGTCAGCCAACTGGCGAGCCACCCTGCGCCACCGAGCAAAAAAACGCCGCGTGGAAGACAGTTCCAAGCGCTTGCAAGGTTGA